A window of Sphingomonas adhaesiva contains these coding sequences:
- a CDS encoding ABC transporter ATP-binding protein, which translates to MNAVEATGLVKRFGTRRVVDGVDLSVPAGAIYGVLGPNGAGKTTTLRMMLGIIEPDAGMRTLLGAAHPRDAGDRVGYLPEERGLYPAMKAREAIAFMGALRGLDWRTGRARAGDLLEAAGLAQAADQKIRKLSKGMAQLVQLLGSVVHRPDLLVLDEPFSGLDPVNQERLEALILAERDRGATILFSTHVMAHAQRLCDRLAIIAGGRRRFEGTVDEARGTLPQQVHYVPHRPDSAIVAILPPDARAEGDGWRFALPAEGIEGLLKRLIDAGYGIAGLSIERPGLHEAFVRIVGGAQAQ; encoded by the coding sequence GTGAACGCGGTCGAGGCGACCGGGCTGGTCAAGCGCTTCGGCACCCGCCGCGTCGTCGACGGCGTCGACCTGAGCGTGCCGGCGGGTGCGATCTACGGCGTGCTCGGCCCCAATGGCGCGGGCAAGACGACGACGCTGCGGATGATGCTGGGCATCATCGAGCCCGACGCGGGCATGCGCACGCTGCTGGGCGCGGCGCACCCGCGCGACGCGGGCGACCGCGTCGGCTATCTGCCCGAGGAGCGCGGGCTGTATCCCGCGATGAAGGCCCGCGAGGCGATCGCCTTCATGGGGGCGCTGCGCGGGCTCGACTGGCGCACGGGCCGCGCGCGCGCGGGCGACCTGCTGGAGGCGGCGGGGCTGGCGCAGGCGGCCGACCAGAAGATCCGCAAGCTGTCCAAGGGGATGGCGCAGCTCGTCCAGCTGCTGGGGTCGGTGGTGCATCGCCCCGACCTGCTGGTGCTGGACGAGCCCTTCTCCGGGCTCGACCCGGTCAACCAGGAACGGCTGGAGGCGCTGATCCTGGCCGAGCGCGACCGCGGGGCGACGATCCTGTTCTCCACGCACGTCATGGCGCATGCGCAGCGGCTTTGCGACCGGCTGGCGATCATCGCGGGCGGGCGACGCCGGTTCGAGGGGACGGTCGACGAGGCGCGCGGCACGCTGCCGCAGCAGGTGCATTACGTGCCGCATCGCCCCGATTCCGCGATCGTCGCGATCCTGCCGCCGGATGCGCGCGCGGAGGGCGACGGCTGGCGCTTCGCGCTGCCGGCGGAGGGGATCGAGGGATTGCTGAAGCGGCTGATCGACGCGGGATACGGCATCGCGGGGCTATCGATCGAGCGGCCCGGGCTGCACGAGGCGTTCGTGCGGATCGTGGGCGGGGCGCAGGCGCAATGA
- a CDS encoding ABC transporter permease produces the protein MTRLRRQIRQTLTIARRDFIATVFTPVFLLFLFAPLIMVSFGAIGGLGAATATQSAADGQRIVAILPPAEARALAAADARLRPLFGSERPPPALQLRRPASDTAAEAQRALANPHVDVAAVLRGPLDRPAILHDDGDGDAARYLAATAREAAWALRAPAPRPATLESVRRAAPPAQARGTSGFFAVFGIFFLTLFLSGQVVGTMAEERNNKVIEVLAAAVPLESVFLGKLLGMFGVAVLFVAFWGTVVTQVGALLPGEIGADIAMLSPAMGRGGFALLFGAYFTTAYLLLGSVFLGVGAQASTMREIQMLSLPITVIQVAMFALASAAVAQPGSTLALVAELFPLSSPFAMAGRAAASAAVWPHVAALAWQLLWVSLFIVTGARAFRRGVLQSGSAAPMWRRIFTIRRKAIDTTVS, from the coding sequence ATGACCCGCCTGCGCCGCCAGATCCGCCAGACGCTGACCATCGCGCGGCGCGATTTCATCGCGACGGTGTTCACCCCCGTCTTCCTGCTGTTCCTCTTCGCCCCGCTCATCATGGTGTCGTTCGGTGCGATCGGCGGGCTGGGCGCCGCGACCGCAACGCAGAGCGCCGCCGACGGCCAGCGGATCGTCGCGATCCTGCCCCCCGCGGAAGCCCGCGCGCTCGCCGCCGCCGACGCGCGGCTGCGTCCGCTATTCGGCAGCGAACGCCCGCCGCCCGCGCTCCAGCTGCGCCGCCCGGCCAGCGATACCGCGGCCGAGGCGCAGCGCGCGCTCGCCAACCCGCATGTCGACGTCGCCGCGGTACTGCGCGGCCCGCTCGACCGCCCCGCGATCCTCCACGACGACGGCGACGGGGACGCCGCGCGCTACCTCGCCGCCACGGCACGCGAGGCGGCGTGGGCGCTGCGCGCGCCGGCACCGCGACCGGCGACGCTGGAGAGCGTCCGGCGCGCCGCCCCTCCGGCACAGGCGCGCGGCACGTCGGGGTTCTTCGCGGTCTTCGGCATCTTCTTCCTGACGCTGTTCCTCTCGGGGCAGGTCGTCGGCACGATGGCGGAGGAGCGCAACAACAAGGTGATCGAGGTGCTGGCCGCCGCGGTCCCGCTGGAAAGCGTGTTCCTGGGCAAATTGCTCGGCATGTTCGGGGTCGCGGTGCTGTTCGTCGCCTTCTGGGGCACGGTGGTGACGCAGGTCGGTGCGCTGCTCCCCGGCGAGATCGGGGCGGACATCGCGATGCTGTCGCCGGCGATGGGCCGCGGCGGGTTCGCGCTGCTGTTCGGCGCCTATTTCACCACCGCCTATCTGCTGCTCGGATCGGTCTTCCTGGGGGTGGGCGCGCAGGCCTCGACCATGCGCGAGATCCAGATGCTGTCGCTGCCGATCACCGTGATTCAGGTGGCGATGTTCGCGCTGGCGTCCGCCGCGGTGGCGCAGCCCGGCTCCACGCTGGCGCTGGTCGCGGAGCTGTTCCCGCTCTCATCCCCCTTCGCGATGGCCGGGCGCGCCGCCGCGTCCGCTGCGGTATGGCCGCATGTCGCGGCGCTGGCGTGGCAGCTGCTGTGGGTGTCGCTGTTCATCGTCACCGGCGCGCGCGCCTTCCGCCGCGGGGTCCTGCAATCGGGCAGCGCCGCGCCGATGTGGCGGCGGATATTTACCATTCGCCGCAAGGCCATTGACACGACTGTCAGTTAG